The Deinococcus puniceus genome segment GGGGAAGACTTTATAATCCATCCTCAGCAGCGTTTCGGCAGGCGTGTCACCTAGATCGCTCTTGGCAGCAAACATAGCGAGTGCGTAAGCTTCCACATCGGCCACACCTGCAATCGGGGCAAGAAAAGCCACTGCTTCCCGGTCTGCCTGCGTGGTCGTCGGACTGCGGAAGTGCAGCGTGTCGCTCAGAATTGCGCTCAGCATCAGCTTGGCATCGGTCACTTCTACGGGCAAGTGGGCCTCCAAATGCAGCTTCAGCAGCAGCGTTCCCGTGCAGCCCACCGGCTCGAAGCGCAGGTAAGCGGGCTGCGAGGTGGTCAGGTCGCCCAGTTTGTGGTGATCCACCACCCGTGTCACGTCCAGCTCGCTGAGGTTAGACACCGATTGGGCGCTCTCATTGTGATCCACGAGAGCCACCGCCGAGCCGGGGGCAAGCTGGGGCAGCAGCGGGGGCGCGTCTATCCCCAATTCACGTAACACGAATGCCGTTTCAAAATTCAGATCGCCCAAGCGGTAAGCCTGTGCCTCCACACCTTGCCGGGTCAGCAGGCGTGCATAGACCAAAGCGGCAGAGATGGCGTCGGTATCGGGATTCAGGTGACCAAACACAGCAAGCATAGGCA includes the following:
- a CDS encoding manganese-dependent inorganic pyrophosphatase; this encodes MLAVFGHLNPDTDAISAALVYARLLTRQGVEAQAYRLGDLNFETAFVLRELGIDAPPLLPQLAPGSAVALVDHNESAQSVSNLSELDVTRVVDHHKLGDLTTSQPAYLRFEPVGCTGTLLLKLHLEAHLPVEVTDAKLMLSAILSDTLHFRSPTTTQADREAVAFLAPIAGVADVEAYALAMFAAKSDLGDTPAETLLRMDYKVFPFGDAAQPQTMQRWGLGVIETTNPAYVFGRQAELLAAMDQVKAEDGLNGVLLSVVDILNESNRTLVLSATEEKLMREAFGVETVGQVADLGARISRKKQVVPALEAYFAPGTPSV